The Henckelia pumila isolate YLH828 unplaced genomic scaffold, ASM3356847v2 CTG_298:::fragment_3, whole genome shotgun sequence genomic interval CAGAAAATTTTGGGCTCATGATGTTCCAACCATGATAAACAAGGCTGCACCCGATTTTTGTTCGGTCTACGTAATATCAAAAGGGAAGACACAATCAATACGTCCCGCAGCCCGACAATCAATTCCGACGCAGTACCCATCTCCACCACCTAGTGCACCAAAATCGTCTCTCAATCCaagttttgtgtattttttttaaaacccttTAATTTTGCTGCAGTCATAATAAGTTTACTTTAAACAGGTGGAATTTAacgttgaaaaaaaaaaaaaaagtgagagaAACAATTTGATGCGCTATTCATTGAAACAGGAGTGCTGCTTCTGTAAAGGGAGAAAGGAAAAATGGTGATGGACTTGAGACTTCCAGAACTTggaataaaaatatattgagTTTCAGTTCCATGGAGACTGGTTTAATGGATCTTGGATCAATGGATATCACACAAGTACAAATGAAAGATTGTGACAAAATGGGATATCTAGTTGATCTGGAGGAGACGTCTGCGTCTTCAGTAAGTATCATGATGTGGCCTGAATCGTTGTTCTTGAGTAGTGTTTTCCAataaatttatggaaattttatgCAGAATGAATTCGAAAGACTAAAGCAAGAGATGAAACAAGCCATGAATATGTACAACACAGCTTGCAAAGACGCAGTTTCAGCCCAACAGAGGGTAGTAACTAGTACTTGATTTGTGACTGACTGATGAAGAGATCCTCTCATCATATGtataataagaattaaaaattGTGTTTTTGCATATATTTAATTAGGCTACAGAACTTCAGCAGCTGAATCAAGGTGAAATGAGTCGTATCGAGCAGGCACGGCTGGCTGAAGAGGCTGCCCTGGCACTTGCAGAGATGGAGAAAGCAAAATGTAGAGCAGCCATCGAAGCAGCAGAGAAAGCAAATAAAATAGCTGAGAGGGAAACGCAGAGACGAAAGTACGCAGAGATGAAGGCCAAACGAGAAGCAGAAGAGAAGAACAGAGCGCTCGATGTGTTGTCAAACAATGATGTTCGCTACAGGAAATACACAATCGAAGAGATTGAGGCAGCCACCAGTAAGTTCTCGAGGTCCATGAAAATCGGGGAAGGTGGATACGGGCCTGTTTTTAAAGGAAAACTTGATCACACTCCGGTTGCCATAAAAGTTCTAAGACCAGATGCTGCACAAGGGAGAAAACAGTTCCAACAAGaggtgtttaattaattattataatattgaattaaaaCCTTGAGAGACCACATACTCATTAATTCTGTATGCAAATTATGCAGATCGAAGTCCTGAGTTGTATACGACATCCAAACATGGTCTTGCTTATGGGCGCCTGCCCCGAATACGGATGCTTGGTATATGAATTCATGAACAATGGAAGCCTAGAGGATCGTTTGTTTCGAAAGGGCAACACCCCTCCCATTCCCTGGGGGATTAGGTTCAAGCTTGCAGCAGATATAGCAACAGGGCTTCTTTTCCTCCATCAAGCTAAGCCGGAACCACTTGTACACCGGGACTTAAAACCTGCTAATATTCTACTGGACCACAACTACACTTGCAAGATCAGTGATGTTGGGTTGGCTCGGTTAGTCCCACCATCTGTTGCAGATAGTGTCACGCAATACCACATGACCTCGGCTGCTGGCACCTTCTGTTATATCGATCCAGAATATCAGCAAACAGGCAAGTTAGGGACGAAATCCGATATGTATTCATTGGGGGTGTTGTTGCTGCAAATGATCACCGCAAGGCCACCAATGGGACTCACTCACCACGTCGACAGGGCTATCGAAAGAGGGACGTTTGCGGACTTGCTGGATCCAACAGTGTCCAATTGGCCTGTTGAAGAGGCATTGATATTTGCAAAGTTGGCTCTGAAATGTGCTGAGCTGAGAAGAAAAGACAGACCTGATCTTGGTACGGTGGTGATGCCGGAGCTTAACAGGCTTAAAGAACTGGGGATCATGAGTCACGTATTAGGACATGGGATTTCTTCATCTATAGCAAGTCatgattataaataaaatcatgtgATTTTGtcttttcaaatatatatatagctagAAGTcccagaaaaaaaaatataattaattattagaagTCGGTTTGTATATTGATGATGCCGTGTTTATCATATTTAGAGTTTTCGTAATtgatcaattcaatatacattTATATTATATCTTGTAAACATATTTTGCTATTGATGATTTCTATAAAAAATGGCAAATTTATATACCGAATGGAAAATCACGCATGCACGCCCCTTCATTCAATATATAGTACCATTTCTTTCTCTTTATTCATCCATGAGGCACGCGCGAGCTGGAAATCATAAAATCTCATCAAGATTCGAACTTTTTCCCATCCCATCATGAAGGAAAAAATCTCATCAAAGTCCGTCACTGATCAAAAAATGTAAATACAGCTAGCTTACTAATGGAAAAATGTAAAGACTTATACAGCCTAACGATTTCAGGccttatatatatatgcttcTTAGGTAGTCTTTAAGAGAGCTTTTAGGAAACACTTGTTGACATTGACAATGAAAAATATGAACATGTTGAATTGGTTTGGAGGAATCATTTTTTCTGTAAATTAAACTGAGTAGAGTGCATGTGGCCTTGTTTTCCTCGTGTAACTTAGCTAGTTAATATTAAGCGTTATTTATCGATTGAGAAATATCGACCTGTATTTTTTTGGAAATGTATGTTATCAAGAATTGGGTTCGATCAGTTTCAAGAATACATGTTATCAAGAATTCCGTTGAGTTTTCAATATGATGATGAATTTCATTTACACAAATTAAACACgcatgaaattaattaattcgagtcgaatattaatatatatagaaCCCAATATATAGGTCTTATAACTAGCCACACAATTCGATCGAATGGAACGATCTTTGCCACTACTCTTATAATGGTAATCCTTAATTCAAGCAATCTAAGGAATGGATTAAGAAGAAAAACAATAACATCAAATGCTTAAACCGAAAACCAAAAAACAacttgtttgttttgttttttttttaaaacaaaagaaAGAATTTCATCCTTATGCCAACATGGGAAAGAAAATTGCTTTAGGTGAATGCATGCATGCCGAATAATATCAAAGCTACAatgagtatatatatatttatttattcatatatatataattaattaatctgatggatttatatattgttgatgcatgcatGCAGTTTCATTCCTATGCGGAGCCATAACCGGGAAGAAAAGTACTCCGGCGCATGCACAAACAGAATACGTGTCGGACTCGACATCGTCTCCAGGACAGGACTCCCCAGAGGATGAGCAGAGCACCGGCAAGCCACAAGTAGTGATCTCCGATGAAGAAGTACTAATGCAGGCGCCGATCCCGCCACCGCCTGGGAGACAGCAGCACCACATGAGGGCAGCCTCGTGCCACCACCAACATCACAGCCGATCAAACTCCACCGTGTCAAAGCTCACGTCGAGTCTGAGCATGAAGGTTAATCGGAGGGAGGATTCTGGCGGCAGGAAGTTGAAACACGAGGACTCCATATGGAAGAAGACTATAATACTGGGGGAAAAATGTAGAGTTCCGGATCATGAAGATGACGATACCAT includes:
- the LOC140870944 gene encoding U-box domain-containing protein 35-like isoform X2, with amino-acid sequence MAPHDDNATAVAIDRDKNSAAAVRWAMEHLLVTNFTLILIHVKIKNIQHAEAGNVGASNIHDIFSTFRTYCARKRIVIKEVILEGVDAHTTLLDYINKHKIINIVLGASSRHPLARKFWAHDVPTMINKAAPDFCSVYVISKGKTQSIRPAARQSIPTQSAASVKGERKNGDGLETSRTWNKNILSFSSMETGLMDLGSMDITQVQMKDCDKMGYLVDLEETSASSNEFERLKQEMKQAMNMYNTACKDAVSAQQRATELQQLNQGEMSRIEQARLAEEAALALAEMEKAKCRAAIEAAEKANKIAERETQRRKYAEMKAKREAEEKNRALDVLSNNDVRYRKYTIEEIEAATSKFSRSMKIGEGGYGPVFKGKLDHTPVAIKVLRPDAAQGRKQFQQEIEVLSCIRHPNMVLLMGACPEYGCLVYEFMNNGSLEDRLFRKGNTPPIPWGIRFKLAADIATGLLFLHQAKPEPLVHRDLKPANILLDHNYTCKISDVGLARLVPPSVADSVTQYHMTSAAGTFCYIDPEYQQTGKLGTKSDMYSLGVLLLQMITARPPMGLTHHVDRAIERGTFADLLDPTVSNWPVEEALIFAKLALKCAELRRKDRPDLGTVVMPELNRLKELGIMSHVLGHGISSSIASHDYK
- the LOC140870944 gene encoding U-box domain-containing protein 35-like isoform X1, producing MAPHDDNATAVAIDRDKNSAAAVRWAMEHLLVTNFTLILIHVKIKNIQHAEAGNVGASNIHDIFSTFRTYCARKRIVIKEVILEGVDAHTTLLDYINKHKIINIVLGASSRHPLARKFWAHDVPTMINKAAPDFCSVYVISKGKTQSIRPAARQSIPTQYPSPPPSAPKSSLNPSFVSAASVKGERKNGDGLETSRTWNKNILSFSSMETGLMDLGSMDITQVQMKDCDKMGYLVDLEETSASSNEFERLKQEMKQAMNMYNTACKDAVSAQQRATELQQLNQGEMSRIEQARLAEEAALALAEMEKAKCRAAIEAAEKANKIAERETQRRKYAEMKAKREAEEKNRALDVLSNNDVRYRKYTIEEIEAATSKFSRSMKIGEGGYGPVFKGKLDHTPVAIKVLRPDAAQGRKQFQQEIEVLSCIRHPNMVLLMGACPEYGCLVYEFMNNGSLEDRLFRKGNTPPIPWGIRFKLAADIATGLLFLHQAKPEPLVHRDLKPANILLDHNYTCKISDVGLARLVPPSVADSVTQYHMTSAAGTFCYIDPEYQQTGKLGTKSDMYSLGVLLLQMITARPPMGLTHHVDRAIERGTFADLLDPTVSNWPVEEALIFAKLALKCAELRRKDRPDLGTVVMPELNRLKELGIMSHVLGHGISSSIASHDYK